Proteins from a genomic interval of Leptospira bandrabouensis:
- a CDS encoding prepilin peptidase: MDESIWLSLWTLSTYGILFFFGGALASFYTTLGERILLYCYGKKRKETIGFNRWKIIFSKPSHCPSCGHLVTKTHLIPILGWFFTKGKCKSCDTELPKLYPLSEFLFGLMAIFVYFVSEDILGTIFLLFLFGHLLISMMTDVAKFSLDYENLPFIIGFGFLSNYFLFSESFNLETLWVFLGFLVFYLLIYLLFRGGTGLGDVLFSPFFAAIAGNPFWILYFNSAYLLAVGFTFLLRKKGDSLKGKKIPMGLYFSLGLFLTYFAKLLVHYYNWEGFPIYGTIE; encoded by the coding sequence ATGGACGAATCGATTTGGTTATCACTCTGGACCCTATCGACCTATGGAATCCTATTTTTTTTTGGCGGGGCCTTAGCTAGTTTTTATACAACCCTTGGGGAACGTATCCTCCTCTATTGTTACGGCAAAAAAAGAAAAGAAACCATTGGTTTTAACCGCTGGAAAATCATTTTTTCCAAACCAAGTCACTGTCCGTCTTGCGGGCATTTGGTGACTAAAACTCATCTCATCCCTATTTTAGGATGGTTTTTTACAAAAGGAAAATGTAAGTCCTGCGACACAGAACTACCGAAACTCTACCCATTGTCTGAATTTCTTTTTGGTCTCATGGCCATCTTTGTTTATTTTGTTTCGGAAGATATCTTGGGAACCATCTTCCTTTTATTTTTGTTTGGGCACTTACTTATCTCAATGATGACAGATGTCGCCAAATTTTCTTTGGATTATGAAAACCTTCCCTTCATCATTGGTTTTGGTTTCCTTTCCAACTATTTCTTGTTTAGTGAATCATTCAACTTAGAAACTTTATGGGTGTTTTTGGGATTTTTAGTATTTTATCTTTTGATTTATCTTCTCTTTCGCGGGGGTACTGGCCTGGGTGATGTGCTTTTTTCCCCCTTTTTTGCTGCCATTGCCGGAAATCCCTTTTGGATTTTATACTTTAACTCCGCTTACCTACTGGCTGTAGGTTTTACTTTTCTTTTACGAAAAAAAGGAGATTCTTTAAAGGGAAAAAAGATTCCTATGGGTCTTTATTTTTCCCTCGGATTATTTTTAACTTATTTTGCAAAGTTACTAGTCCACTACTACAACTGGGAGGGATTTCCGATCTATGGAACCATTGAATGA
- a CDS encoding riboflavin synthase, with protein sequence MFTGLVETLGKVIKIEPVDSGIQFTIETEWENPDLKIGDSIAINGACMTVTEFSDFGNLFKFYASFKSLELTNLSRLGEGSPVNLERAMALGQRFGGHMVQGHVDGMAKVVSRKQIEAEVEEFWVEIPKDLQRYFVKKGSVTLDGISLTVVDVKDGNIQLILIPETMEKTNANTWKKDQWLNVEVDVLAKYIENYLEQRSGS encoded by the coding sequence ATGTTTACAGGTCTTGTTGAAACCCTCGGAAAAGTAATCAAAATCGAACCAGTTGATTCGGGAATTCAATTCACAATTGAAACTGAATGGGAAAACCCTGATTTAAAAATAGGAGATTCCATCGCCATCAATGGTGCTTGTATGACGGTCACCGAGTTTAGTGACTTCGGCAATTTATTCAAATTTTATGCATCTTTTAAATCCTTGGAACTTACCAACTTGTCTCGGTTAGGGGAGGGCTCGCCTGTCAATTTGGAACGAGCGATGGCACTGGGACAAAGGTTTGGTGGTCATATGGTCCAAGGCCATGTGGATGGAATGGCAAAGGTGGTTAGCAGAAAACAAATAGAAGCAGAAGTGGAAGAGTTTTGGGTAGAGATCCCAAAAGATCTACAACGTTATTTCGTTAAAAAAGGTTCTGTGACTTTAGATGGAATCAGTCTTACTGTGGTAGATGTGAAAGATGGAAATATCCAACTCATCCTGATTCCAGAGACAATGGAAAAAACAAATGCAAACACTTGGAAAAAAGACCAATGGTTGAATGTAGAAGTGGATGTGCTTGCCAAATACATTGAAAATTATTTGGAACAAAGGTCTGGATCTTAG
- a CDS encoding pyridoxal phosphate-dependent aminotransferase, protein MDFANRMYGIDSSPIRKAFELARTIQNPINLSIGQPHFPCPPNIIEALTKAARDGKTSYTLTGGIPELKSAMAEKYRTQNKISYAHEDRILVTSGISSALFLLFNALVNEGDECLVISPYFLMYPAMLKFYGGKVVPLEESFKPADLEALKSRKFKLIIFSNPSNPTGKVLSKEQLRALANLAESTGAYLISDEIYELFDYDNAFFSIGSEYEKTITLTGFSKTYNMTGLRLATILAEDKVIKALTTLQQYTVVCAPSITQWAGIEALKTDMSAYIQDYREKRDFVYDSLKDYYPIQKSGGAFYSFFQVPVTDEEFIQRAVKKDLILVPGYIFCDQKNFVRLSFATEWDTLKRGMKALQELSKES, encoded by the coding sequence ATGGATTTCGCAAATAGAATGTATGGGATTGATTCCTCCCCCATCCGCAAGGCTTTCGAGCTCGCACGGACTATCCAAAACCCGATCAATTTGAGTATCGGCCAACCACATTTCCCTTGCCCACCTAACATCATTGAGGCCTTAACAAAAGCGGCACGTGATGGAAAAACTTCTTATACCCTAACCGGCGGGATTCCTGAATTAAAATCGGCAATGGCTGAGAAATACAGAACCCAAAACAAAATTTCTTATGCCCATGAAGACAGAATCCTTGTTACCTCGGGAATCTCTTCTGCATTATTTTTATTATTCAATGCACTCGTGAACGAAGGTGACGAATGTTTGGTCATCTCCCCTTACTTTTTAATGTATCCAGCGATGTTAAAATTTTATGGTGGGAAAGTAGTTCCACTAGAGGAAAGTTTTAAACCAGCAGACTTAGAAGCTTTAAAATCTAGAAAATTCAAACTGATCATTTTTTCAAACCCATCGAACCCAACAGGAAAGGTTCTTTCCAAAGAACAACTAAGAGCCCTTGCCAATTTAGCGGAAAGCACAGGTGCCTATCTCATTAGCGATGAAATTTATGAACTCTTTGATTATGACAATGCGTTTTTTTCCATTGGTTCTGAGTATGAAAAAACAATCACCCTCACTGGTTTTTCCAAAACATACAATATGACCGGGCTTAGGCTTGCCACCATCCTTGCTGAAGATAAAGTCATCAAAGCTCTCACCACCTTACAGCAGTATACTGTAGTCTGTGCTCCTTCCATCACCCAATGGGCTGGAATCGAAGCATTAAAAACAGATATGAGTGCTTATATCCAAGACTATCGTGAAAAACGCGATTTTGTTTATGATTCCTTAAAAGACTACTACCCCATCCAAAAATCAGGTGGGGCATTTTATTCCTTCTTCCAAGTTCCTGTCACTGATGAAGAATTCATCCAAAGGGCGGTCAAAAAAGACCTCATCCTTGTTCCAGGATATATCTTTTGTGACCAAAAGAATTTTGTAAGGCTTTCCTTTGCCACCGAATGGGATACTTTGAAACGAGGGATGAAGGCCTTACAAGAACTTTCTAAGGAAAGTTAA
- a CDS encoding AAA family ATPase: MEFVTIADVKVPVLPHSEKFPVFPSSLVETDSVKQTLQKILYPMLEGIPVLLVGDAGVGKNALIYYINSLRKQPTLRFSFNEDTLPEDLIGSYRILLDGKGFTWSNGPLTNALSEGLSFVADEMNLCAPNIIKRFSSVYESNYLDLLEGSGERVNGKTGFWFIGTQNPSEGFEGRKPLPFDITKHFAVVYVDPYSPEEMFFILKKLYPMLGEDVLKQIIRISLESEARIKSGEIGKGDLEKYHFNLRTLQKYCNRLVLFGAKDKTVAAREALYLFEEPFRKKEDKAKQRELIESEFGGSVKLVPTKGYVQSSTIFWNDKEIKTWDEKKTISLLSTYPTPEPILQFLDQVFTAIQAKENILIEYREDQDPQEFLPLFTELTGIELESVMLSKGMHTSDVVGALKPTEEGNIESVTWVDGPLTRSIRKGHIILISGLESAGAELVEKMNMLTDDARSLTLPPESGEYLPIQLTEKSIVFGMKSFRASKSVTTISRAFRNRFTPILFPELEDVKVLEEILEFYLPEGVLPRSLARFHLKAKELAEKRTIGSANLMPYRFGIANLLKWKNHIYRHNQTDVKDIAIRGGKIYYTNQIADPKERKELERLLEGFLSGVEVVSTLFEEIEEKKKTFTVESGLNRKNWWDPELHKRDPLTGVAKKLNSGAETKRGIEINTPETGGGTKEGPDAWYGQDTQGNQGQGEPQGGGGAWGYRTDELYKQFLKKRRLLWDYSIMVGLEEFKSVFGKELEEVELNLEQLFDPEIDIHRMYKNEGSRVDARKYISYKSGRGDTKIFDKTTIEKNDEKLKGVEVTFLVSKCRRIFNFEYSIAMLSALLVSLHILNEHDIKTSVHTFCDIKNSKDTVDIFNLKSAEEDYTADKEEEVFTALCKNWHGDSIPEYQVLSNAERFFSPDAQTKIIVILSDFRGQRAKTYIEDELASFDTRKLKEAVLKNQEKNYVFLGVGLGSRYIAEHVFHDSLQITADNFYSMPNLIGAEIARLVQIHHSLRQ; the protein is encoded by the coding sequence ATGGAATTTGTTACCATCGCCGATGTGAAAGTGCCGGTCCTCCCGCACTCAGAAAAGTTTCCCGTTTTCCCTTCTAGCCTTGTCGAAACGGACTCGGTCAAACAAACCTTACAAAAAATTCTATACCCGATGCTCGAAGGGATTCCCGTCCTTCTTGTCGGTGATGCGGGTGTGGGAAAAAACGCACTTATCTATTATATCAACTCTCTTCGTAAACAACCCACCCTTCGATTTAGTTTCAATGAAGACACACTTCCGGAAGACTTAATTGGTTCTTACCGAATCCTTTTGGATGGAAAAGGATTCACCTGGTCGAACGGCCCTCTCACCAATGCTTTGTCAGAAGGACTTAGTTTTGTTGCTGATGAGATGAACCTTTGTGCACCAAACATCATCAAACGTTTTTCTTCTGTTTATGAATCGAACTACTTGGATCTTTTGGAAGGAAGTGGGGAGAGGGTGAATGGAAAAACAGGATTCTGGTTTATCGGAACCCAAAACCCCAGTGAAGGATTTGAAGGAAGAAAACCCCTTCCTTTTGATATCACCAAACACTTTGCCGTGGTGTATGTAGATCCTTATTCTCCGGAGGAAATGTTTTTTATTTTAAAAAAACTCTATCCCATGCTTGGGGAAGATGTTTTAAAACAAATCATTCGGATTAGTTTGGAATCAGAGGCTCGAATCAAATCCGGGGAAATTGGAAAAGGTGATTTAGAAAAATACCATTTCAATCTACGTACTTTGCAAAAATATTGTAACCGTTTGGTATTATTCGGTGCCAAAGACAAAACAGTTGCGGCAAGAGAAGCACTCTACTTATTTGAAGAACCGTTCCGAAAAAAAGAAGACAAGGCAAAACAAAGAGAACTCATTGAATCAGAGTTTGGTGGATCAGTGAAACTTGTTCCGACCAAAGGTTATGTCCAAAGTTCTACCATCTTTTGGAATGACAAAGAAATCAAAACCTGGGACGAAAAAAAGACAATCTCTCTTCTATCGACTTATCCCACACCTGAACCCATATTACAATTTCTCGACCAAGTATTCACTGCCATCCAAGCCAAAGAAAACATCTTAATTGAATATAGAGAAGACCAGGACCCTCAAGAATTTTTACCACTCTTTACGGAACTCACAGGAATCGAACTTGAGTCTGTCATGTTATCTAAGGGAATGCATACCTCTGATGTTGTGGGTGCTTTAAAACCAACCGAAGAGGGAAATATTGAAAGTGTCACTTGGGTGGATGGCCCCCTAACACGCTCTATCCGAAAAGGTCATATCATTCTCATCTCAGGACTTGAATCTGCTGGTGCGGAGCTCGTTGAAAAGATGAATATGTTAACGGATGATGCACGTTCCCTAACTTTGCCACCAGAGTCCGGGGAATACCTTCCCATCCAACTCACAGAAAAATCCATCGTGTTTGGAATGAAGTCATTTCGTGCTTCTAAATCAGTAACCACCATTTCTCGCGCCTTTCGTAACCGCTTCACTCCCATTCTTTTTCCTGAACTCGAAGATGTAAAGGTTCTCGAAGAGATTTTAGAATTCTATCTACCAGAAGGGGTTCTTCCTCGTTCCTTGGCACGTTTTCATCTCAAAGCCAAGGAATTGGCAGAAAAACGCACCATTGGATCGGCAAATCTAATGCCTTACCGATTTGGGATCGCCAATCTTTTAAAATGGAAAAACCATATCTATCGACACAACCAAACAGATGTAAAAGACATTGCGATTCGTGGTGGAAAGATTTATTACACCAATCAAATTGCTGACCCAAAAGAAAGAAAGGAACTCGAACGCCTCCTCGAAGGTTTTCTTTCAGGTGTGGAAGTGGTCTCAACACTCTTCGAGGAAATCGAAGAGAAAAAAAAAACGTTTACCGTTGAGTCCGGACTAAATCGCAAAAATTGGTGGGATCCAGAACTTCACAAACGGGACCCACTAACAGGCGTTGCTAAAAAACTCAACTCTGGAGCCGAAACCAAAAGGGGTATTGAGATCAATACTCCAGAAACTGGTGGCGGCACCAAAGAAGGTCCCGATGCTTGGTATGGGCAAGACACCCAAGGGAACCAAGGCCAAGGAGAACCACAAGGCGGTGGTGGTGCTTGGGGATACCGAACCGACGAACTCTATAAACAATTTTTAAAGAAACGCCGTCTCCTTTGGGATTATTCCATAATGGTAGGTCTTGAAGAGTTTAAATCCGTCTTTGGGAAAGAACTCGAAGAGGTCGAACTCAATTTAGAACAACTCTTTGATCCAGAAATTGACATCCACCGGATGTACAAAAACGAAGGTTCCAGGGTGGATGCAAGGAAATACATTTCGTACAAAAGTGGAAGGGGAGATACAAAAATCTTCGATAAAACCACAATTGAAAAGAATGATGAAAAACTAAAAGGTGTAGAAGTTACCTTCCTTGTTTCCAAATGCCGCAGGATCTTTAACTTTGAATATTCGATTGCGATGCTTTCGGCGCTTCTTGTGAGTTTACACATCCTAAACGAACATGATATCAAAACGAGTGTTCATACTTTTTGTGATATCAAAAACTCCAAAGACACTGTGGACATTTTTAACTTAAAGTCGGCAGAAGAAGACTACACTGCGGACAAAGAGGAAGAGGTTTTCACAGCTCTTTGTAAAAATTGGCACGGGGACAGCATTCCTGAATACCAAGTTCTCTCCAATGCGGAGCGGTTTTTTTCGCCTGATGCCCAAACCAAGATCATTGTGATCCTTTCTGACTTCCGAGGCCAAAGGGCCAAAACTTATATCGAAGACGAACTGGCGTCTTTTGATACGAGAAAGTTGAAAGAAGCTGTACTGAAAAACCAGGAGAAAAATTATGTATTTTTAGGGGTGGGACTTGGGTCTCGCTATATTGCGGAACATGTGTTCCACGACTCCCTGCAGATTACGGCAGACAACTTTTATTCCATGCCGAATTTGATTGGGGCAGAAATTGCACGACTCGTGCAAATTCACCATTCGCTTAGGCAATAA
- the der gene encoding ribosome biogenesis GTPase Der, which translates to MKGLPVVTIVGRQNVGKSTLFNAILRAQSAITENTAGVTRDVLQKTVERSEFKIPFTLSDTPGLDIENIDEISKEIIEIAFEHLRNSDLILHVIDHKDLRKYDHKLIDLFKKDEILKDKNVLTLINKVDTEQDEYDLEPFYKLGLNELLPISALGRRNFDLLYQKINFFLPDKIKMPEDPYCKIAIIGKPNSGKSSLLNTFLGYKRAVVSDVPGTTRDSVSDQFYFQNHKLEIIDTAGIRRKSKTGESLEFYSYKRTLHSLGEADVVVLLVDAMKGLGEFDKKIFGEIQELGKPMIVAVNKWDLVPEKESNSWKHYKDRMEAKLSILKERPLISLSAKEKLRTHKLLESVIALYEKSQKKLTTRALNDWLSKWGGKNKVQKASNRPPKVYYATQVSQIPFKILFFVNDTKLFPSNILSFYRKSIVAEFGLDGLAVEIELRNRNEGKEGKE; encoded by the coding sequence ATGAAAGGACTTCCAGTGGTCACCATTGTTGGTAGACAAAATGTGGGTAAATCCACACTATTCAACGCCATCCTCCGCGCACAAAGTGCCATCACAGAAAACACGGCCGGTGTCACTCGGGACGTTTTACAAAAGACTGTCGAAAGATCAGAATTTAAAATTCCGTTCACTTTGTCCGATACACCCGGTCTTGATATTGAAAATATCGATGAAATCTCTAAGGAAATCATTGAGATTGCTTTTGAACATTTACGAAATTCGGATCTTATCCTTCATGTCATTGATCATAAAGACTTACGTAAGTATGATCATAAACTGATCGATTTATTCAAAAAAGACGAAATCCTAAAAGACAAAAATGTTCTCACTCTTATCAACAAAGTGGATACCGAACAAGACGAATATGATTTGGAACCATTTTACAAACTAGGGTTAAACGAACTTCTACCCATTTCGGCATTGGGGAGAAGGAATTTTGATCTCCTGTATCAAAAGATTAATTTTTTCCTTCCAGACAAAATCAAAATGCCGGAAGACCCGTATTGTAAAATTGCCATCATCGGGAAACCTAACTCGGGTAAGTCGTCACTTCTTAACACTTTTCTTGGATACAAACGGGCAGTGGTAAGTGATGTGCCAGGAACCACTAGAGATTCTGTTTCCGATCAGTTTTATTTTCAAAACCATAAATTGGAAATCATTGATACAGCAGGGATTCGAAGAAAATCCAAAACAGGGGAAAGTTTAGAATTTTATTCTTATAAACGGACCCTTCACAGTTTGGGGGAGGCCGATGTGGTGGTCCTTCTTGTGGATGCCATGAAGGGGCTTGGTGAATTTGACAAAAAGATCTTCGGGGAAATCCAAGAACTCGGAAAACCGATGATTGTGGCTGTGAACAAATGGGATCTCGTTCCAGAAAAAGAATCCAATTCTTGGAAACACTACAAAGACCGGATGGAGGCCAAACTTTCCATTTTGAAGGAACGACCTCTCATTTCCCTCTCCGCCAAGGAAAAACTCCGCACCCATAAACTCCTAGAATCGGTGATTGCTCTCTACGAAAAGTCCCAAAAAAAGCTGACCACCCGTGCCCTAAATGACTGGTTAAGCAAATGGGGGGGCAAAAATAAGGTGCAGAAGGCATCGAATCGACCACCGAAGGTGTATTACGCCACCCAGGTCTCCCAGATTCCTTTTAAAATTTTATTCTTTGTTAACGATACGAAACTCTTTCCGTCAAATATCTTAAGCTTTTACCGAAAGAGTATAGTAGCGGAGTTCGGGTTGGATGGCCTAGCCGTCGAGATTGAACTTCGGAATAGAAACGAGGGTAAGGAGGGCAAGGAATGA
- the plsY gene encoding glycerol-3-phosphate 1-O-acyltransferase PlsY: MILAAVLLSYLLGGIPVGFLLAKQVRGIDIREHGSRNIGATNVGRVIGWKYGIIALFLDALKGAIPVVAASYIESPYSLTTTEILLGSVAILGHTFTPFLHFKGGKGVATALGVYMTLVPIVTVCAVVIFFIVYKISGFVSLGSILATLSMPIWYFGTTKFIPDSEYQPVIFFVLVATFFLISYSHRENIKRLVLGKELRATQNAN; encoded by the coding sequence ATGATACTTGCCGCAGTCCTATTGAGCTACCTTTTGGGTGGCATTCCGGTCGGGTTTCTCCTGGCCAAACAAGTGCGGGGGATAGACATCCGCGAACACGGCAGCCGTAATATCGGTGCCACCAACGTCGGCCGGGTCATCGGCTGGAAGTATGGAATCATCGCCCTCTTTTTGGATGCCTTGAAAGGTGCCATTCCTGTCGTTGCCGCATCCTACATTGAATCTCCTTATTCACTCACCACCACTGAAATCCTTCTCGGATCCGTTGCCATCCTAGGTCATACATTCACACCTTTCCTTCATTTCAAAGGAGGAAAGGGGGTCGCCACAGCTCTCGGAGTATATATGACTCTTGTTCCGATTGTCACTGTTTGTGCGGTTGTGATCTTTTTTATAGTCTATAAAATTTCTGGATTTGTTTCTCTAGGGTCCATCTTGGCAACCCTTTCCATGCCCATTTGGTATTTTGGAACCACAAAATTCATTCCGGATTCCGAATACCAACCAGTCATCTTTTTTGTGTTAGTTGCTACTTTTTTCCTCATTTCCTATTCCCATAGAGAAAACATCAAACGTTTGGTGTTAGGCAAAGAACTGCGAGCAACACAGAATGCAAACTGA
- a CDS encoding STAS domain-containing protein: MELKLNATGKIKTIEIAGKFDIESTEEFESIFAKIIEPNPSIVSIDMSRLDYIDSSGIGSLIKSLNSLKNKKGKLILVGMKPMIMNVFKLAKLDMFFEIMNEMDFRTKYVSDDDTDSEIDDLLKRN, from the coding sequence GTGGAACTAAAACTAAACGCAACAGGAAAGATCAAAACCATTGAAATTGCTGGAAAATTCGATATAGAATCTACAGAAGAATTTGAATCTATCTTTGCAAAAATCATCGAACCAAATCCCAGTATTGTTTCCATCGATATGAGCCGCCTCGACTATATCGATTCCTCAGGAATTGGTTCCCTGATCAAAAGTCTCAATTCACTGAAAAACAAAAAGGGGAAACTCATCCTTGTCGGAATGAAACCCATGATCATGAACGTATTCAAATTAGCAAAATTAGATATGTTTTTTGAAATTATGAACGAAATGGATTTTCGGACCAAATATGTTTCTGATGACGATACGGATTCCGAAATCGACGATCTATTGAAACGAAACTAA
- a CDS encoding bifunctional 3,4-dihydroxy-2-butanone-4-phosphate synthase/GTP cyclohydrolase II: MIRPIEEAIEEIRQGKMIILVDSEDRENEGDLVCASQFADKDKINFMATHGRGLICVPMERERLQALGLGKMVDDLSLGDKHGTAFTVSVDAKHGTTTGISAPDRAKTVEALLDPKTKSEDLMRPGHMFPLQAVTGGVLRRAGHTEAAVDLAKLAGLYPSGVICEIMNDDGSMARIPDLEKFAKTHGLNIYTIEDLIRYRRHKEKLIHLEVEASLPTEFGDFKIKAYSTQIDDKIHMALVKGEIDSNKPVLVRVHSECLTGDIFSSQRCDCGPQLHNALRMIEKEGTGVLLYMRQEGRGIGIINKLKAYSLQEGGLDTVEANEKLGFAPDLREYGIGAQILRDIGVKQMKLITNNPRKIVGLEGYNLHVTERVPIEIDPVEENTRYLQTKKTKLGHLLNLHG, from the coding sequence ATGATACGTCCGATCGAAGAAGCAATCGAAGAAATCCGCCAAGGCAAAATGATCATTCTCGTCGACTCTGAAGACAGAGAAAACGAAGGAGATTTGGTCTGTGCTTCCCAATTTGCAGACAAAGACAAAATCAACTTTATGGCCACCCACGGCCGAGGACTCATTTGTGTTCCAATGGAAAGGGAAAGGCTCCAAGCCTTAGGTTTAGGTAAGATGGTGGATGACCTCTCTCTCGGTGACAAACATGGAACCGCATTTACGGTTTCTGTAGACGCCAAACATGGAACAACAACGGGAATTTCAGCACCTGACAGAGCCAAAACGGTAGAAGCACTCCTTGATCCCAAAACCAAATCGGAAGATTTGATGCGCCCAGGTCATATGTTTCCCTTGCAAGCGGTGACTGGTGGAGTTTTACGAAGGGCAGGCCATACGGAAGCGGCTGTCGACTTGGCAAAGTTAGCTGGTCTATATCCAAGTGGTGTCATTTGTGAGATTATGAATGATGACGGTTCGATGGCAAGAATTCCAGATTTGGAAAAATTTGCAAAAACTCATGGCCTTAATATTTATACTATCGAAGATCTCATTCGTTACAGAAGGCATAAAGAAAAATTAATCCATTTGGAAGTGGAAGCAAGTTTACCAACGGAGTTTGGTGATTTTAAAATCAAAGCTTATTCCACTCAAATTGACGACAAAATCCACATGGCACTGGTAAAAGGGGAAATCGATTCCAATAAACCTGTACTCGTGCGTGTTCATAGTGAATGTTTGACAGGAGATATTTTTTCTTCCCAACGATGTGATTGTGGACCTCAACTCCATAATGCCCTTCGTATGATTGAAAAAGAAGGAACGGGAGTTCTACTTTATATGCGCCAAGAAGGGCGTGGGATTGGAATCATCAATAAACTCAAAGCCTATTCCTTACAAGAGGGTGGGCTTGATACAGTGGAAGCCAATGAAAAATTGGGATTTGCACCTGACTTACGTGAATACGGAATTGGGGCGCAGATTTTACGAGATATTGGGGTGAAACAAATGAAACTCATTACCAATAACCCTCGTAAGATTGTGGGCCTTGAAGGTTACAATTTGCACGTAACGGAAAGAGTTCCGATTGAGATTGATCCTGTGGAAGAAAATACCCGTTACCTGCAGACCAAAAAAACAAAGTTAGGTCACTTACTCAATCTCCACGGTTGA
- the smpB gene encoding SsrA-binding protein SmpB, giving the protein MGKTKKDDKPRGTDPLINKKAKFNFELLDSFEAGVVLTGSEVKSLREKKGNLTDCFAKVRNGEVFLENFQIPPYKNGGYANHPEIRPRKLLLKAKEIEKIDRSIKEKGLVLVATRCFFKNNRLVKIDVALAKPKKLYDKRDDIQKKEAKIDMERAMKEHLRK; this is encoded by the coding sequence ATGGGCAAAACCAAAAAAGACGACAAACCACGCGGAACCGATCCTTTAATCAACAAAAAGGCAAAGTTCAATTTCGAACTATTAGATTCGTTCGAGGCTGGTGTTGTACTCACAGGATCTGAGGTAAAATCCCTTCGAGAAAAAAAGGGAAACCTTACCGATTGTTTTGCCAAAGTGAGAAACGGGGAAGTGTTTTTAGAAAACTTTCAAATCCCACCTTACAAGAACGGGGGTTATGCGAACCATCCTGAAATTAGGCCTCGCAAACTTCTATTAAAAGCAAAAGAAATTGAAAAAATTGATAGGTCCATCAAAGAGAAGGGACTTGTTCTTGTAGCAACTCGTTGTTTCTTTAAGAACAACCGTTTGGTGAAGATAGATGTCGCATTAGCAAAACCAAAAAAACTTTACGACAAACGAGACGACATTCAAAAAAAGGAAGCCAAAATCGATATGGAAAGAGCCATGAAGGAACACCTACGCAAATGA
- the pdxH gene encoding pyridoxamine 5'-phosphate oxidase, with protein sequence MNELPHMRKHYTRSVLSEETAGSDPLKLFSLWFSEAKEEGEAEPNAMSLATVDKSGHPSVRIVLLKGLIRDEFQFFTNYDSDKGRDIAENNHVALNFFWPKLERQIRIEGKASRIAKEESETYFAVRPRESQIGAHTSNQSSVVPSREFLEEKFAALTKEWEGKEIPKPENWGGYTVSPTKIEFWQGRVGRLHDRISFERLDSGWKRSRLSP encoded by the coding sequence TTGAATGAATTACCACATATGAGAAAACACTATACTCGCTCTGTTCTTTCGGAAGAAACTGCGGGTTCTGATCCCTTAAAATTATTTAGTCTTTGGTTTTCGGAAGCAAAAGAAGAAGGAGAAGCCGAACCCAATGCTATGAGCCTGGCCACGGTAGACAAATCAGGCCATCCATCGGTGCGTATTGTTTTACTCAAAGGCCTGATTCGTGACGAGTTCCAGTTTTTTACCAATTATGATTCCGATAAAGGAAGAGACATTGCTGAAAACAACCATGTTGCTCTTAATTTCTTTTGGCCCAAACTGGAAAGACAAATCCGTATTGAGGGAAAAGCAAGCCGCATTGCAAAAGAAGAATCAGAAACTTATTTTGCCGTAAGACCGAGGGAATCACAAATCGGAGCCCATACATCAAATCAAAGTTCGGTGGTTCCATCTAGAGAATTTTTAGAAGAAAAATTTGCTGCCCTTACAAAAGAATGGGAAGGAAAAGAAATTCCGAAACCAGAAAATTGGGGTGGGTATACGGTCTCTCCTACTAAAATCGAATTTTGGCAAGGAAGGGTCGGAAGGTTACATGATAGAATATCTTTTGAAAGACTAGATTCGGGTTGGAAACGGTCGAGACTATCTCCTTAA